The following proteins come from a genomic window of Triticum aestivum cultivar Chinese Spring chromosome 6A, IWGSC CS RefSeq v2.1, whole genome shotgun sequence:
- the LOC123128176 gene encoding RNA-binding protein 24 isoform X2, producing MALHQHHAGSASGSASASSSSSGLHLPASPFGDTTHTKLFVGGLAWETTSERLRRFYERFGDILEAVVITDRHSGRSKGYGFVTFRDAEAATKACEEPSPVIDGRRANCNLASLGRAQPSTPLGRPRSAGSYFGVPVPRGIYVGGYGQQRPLPIGYYQYQGFPVPQYSYSTYGTEYIYPQVKGTLNPYVGQQYVPVYGVSAAANTANQPFSQLSPSISGGGNGYPMMHGYSMPGNQFVHLTGSNLINSSPTNRPTIQAPFLVAPVPSHPHLVVPAHSPQFTQASGSD from the exons ATGGCCCTGCACCAGCACCACGCGGGGTCGGCGTCCGGGTCGGCGTCGGCGTCCAGCTCCAGCTCGGGGCTGCACCTGCCCGCCTCGCCCTTCGGGGACACCACCCACACCAAGCTCTTCGTCGGGGGCCTCGCCTGGGAGACCACCAGCGAGAGGCTCCGCCGCTTCTACGAGCGCTTCGGGGACATCCTCGAGGCCGTCGTCATCACCGACCGCCACTCCGGCCGCTCCAAAGGATACGGCTTC GTGACCTTCCGCGATGCTGAGGCGGCCACCAAGGCCTGCGAGGAACCGTCGCCGGTCATCGATGGCAGGCGGGCCAACTGTAACCTGGCGTCGCTAGGTCGCGCCCAGCCTTCCACACCCCTCG GGCGGCCAAGATCAGCTGGCTCCTACTTTGGCGTTCCCGTCCCAAGGGGCATTTATGTAGGGGGTTATGGTCAGCAGCGACCACTTCCGATTGGGTACTACCAGTATCAGGGATTCCCGGTTCCACAATACAG TTACTCCACATATGGGACTGAATACATCTATCCACAGGTTAAA GGTACATTAAACCCATATGTTGGTCAGCAATATGTTCCAGTTTATGGTGTCTCAGCTGCAGCAAATACTGCTAACCAACCATTTAGCCAATTGAGCCCATCCATTTCTGGTGGGGGCAACGGCTATCCGATGATGCATGGTTACAGTATGCCAGGAAATCAATTTGTGCATCTCACTGGGTCAAACTTAATTAATTCATCCCCAACAAATCGTCCCACCATTCAGGCTCCCTTTTTAGTAG
- the LOC123128176 gene encoding RNA-binding protein 24 isoform X1: protein MALHQHHAGSASGSASASSSSSGLHLPASPFGDTTHTKLFVGGLAWETTSERLRRFYERFGDILEAVVITDRHSGRSKGYGFVTFRDAEAATKACEEPSPVIDGRRANCNLASLGRAQPSTPLGRPRSAGSYFGVPVPRGIYVGGYGQQRPLPIGYYQYQGFPVPQYSYSTYGTEYIYPQVKGTLNPYVGQQYVPVYGVSAAANTANQPFSQLSPSISGGGNGYPMMHGYSMPGNQFVHLTGSNLINSSPTNRPTIQAPFLVAAPVPSHPHLVVPAHSPQFTQASGSD from the exons ATGGCCCTGCACCAGCACCACGCGGGGTCGGCGTCCGGGTCGGCGTCGGCGTCCAGCTCCAGCTCGGGGCTGCACCTGCCCGCCTCGCCCTTCGGGGACACCACCCACACCAAGCTCTTCGTCGGGGGCCTCGCCTGGGAGACCACCAGCGAGAGGCTCCGCCGCTTCTACGAGCGCTTCGGGGACATCCTCGAGGCCGTCGTCATCACCGACCGCCACTCCGGCCGCTCCAAAGGATACGGCTTC GTGACCTTCCGCGATGCTGAGGCGGCCACCAAGGCCTGCGAGGAACCGTCGCCGGTCATCGATGGCAGGCGGGCCAACTGTAACCTGGCGTCGCTAGGTCGCGCCCAGCCTTCCACACCCCTCG GGCGGCCAAGATCAGCTGGCTCCTACTTTGGCGTTCCCGTCCCAAGGGGCATTTATGTAGGGGGTTATGGTCAGCAGCGACCACTTCCGATTGGGTACTACCAGTATCAGGGATTCCCGGTTCCACAATACAG TTACTCCACATATGGGACTGAATACATCTATCCACAGGTTAAA GGTACATTAAACCCATATGTTGGTCAGCAATATGTTCCAGTTTATGGTGTCTCAGCTGCAGCAAATACTGCTAACCAACCATTTAGCCAATTGAGCCCATCCATTTCTGGTGGGGGCAACGGCTATCCGATGATGCATGGTTACAGTATGCCAGGAAATCAATTTGTGCATCTCACTGGGTCAAACTTAATTAATTCATCCCCAACAAATCGTCCCACCATTCAGGCTCCCTTTTTAGTAG
- the LOC123128176 gene encoding RNA-binding protein 24 isoform X3: MALHQHHAGSASGSASASSSSSGLHLPASPFGDTTHTKLFVGGLAWETTSERLRRFYERFGDILEAVVITDRHSGRSKGYGFVTFRDAEAATKACEEPSPVIDGRRANCNLASLGRAQPSTPLGRPRSAGSYFGVPVPRGIYVGGYGQQRPLPIGYYQYQGFPVPQYSYSTYGTEYIYPQGTLNPYVGQQYVPVYGVSAAANTANQPFSQLSPSISGGGNGYPMMHGYSMPGNQFVHLTGSNLINSSPTNRPTIQAPFLVAAPVPSHPHLVVPAHSPQFTQASGSD, translated from the exons ATGGCCCTGCACCAGCACCACGCGGGGTCGGCGTCCGGGTCGGCGTCGGCGTCCAGCTCCAGCTCGGGGCTGCACCTGCCCGCCTCGCCCTTCGGGGACACCACCCACACCAAGCTCTTCGTCGGGGGCCTCGCCTGGGAGACCACCAGCGAGAGGCTCCGCCGCTTCTACGAGCGCTTCGGGGACATCCTCGAGGCCGTCGTCATCACCGACCGCCACTCCGGCCGCTCCAAAGGATACGGCTTC GTGACCTTCCGCGATGCTGAGGCGGCCACCAAGGCCTGCGAGGAACCGTCGCCGGTCATCGATGGCAGGCGGGCCAACTGTAACCTGGCGTCGCTAGGTCGCGCCCAGCCTTCCACACCCCTCG GGCGGCCAAGATCAGCTGGCTCCTACTTTGGCGTTCCCGTCCCAAGGGGCATTTATGTAGGGGGTTATGGTCAGCAGCGACCACTTCCGATTGGGTACTACCAGTATCAGGGATTCCCGGTTCCACAATACAG TTACTCCACATATGGGACTGAATACATCTATCCACAG GGTACATTAAACCCATATGTTGGTCAGCAATATGTTCCAGTTTATGGTGTCTCAGCTGCAGCAAATACTGCTAACCAACCATTTAGCCAATTGAGCCCATCCATTTCTGGTGGGGGCAACGGCTATCCGATGATGCATGGTTACAGTATGCCAGGAAATCAATTTGTGCATCTCACTGGGTCAAACTTAATTAATTCATCCCCAACAAATCGTCCCACCATTCAGGCTCCCTTTTTAGTAG